ACTCCTCGAGACTCTGATGTCTGCCGGCGGCAAGTTCTTGACTCCCGCCGAGGTGGCTGCCAAGCTCCCATCCGCAGCGAATCCGGAAGCGCCGGACATGGTGGACCGTATGCTCCGTCTGCTGGCCTCGTACAACGTGGTGTCGTGCAGGACGGAGGAGGGCAAGGACGGCCGTCTCTCCAGGCGGTATGGTGCTGCGCCCGTGTGCAAGTACCTCACCCCCAACGAGGACGGCGTCTCGATGTCAGCGCTCGCGCTCATGAACCAGGACAAGGTCCTCATGGAGAGCTGGTGAGCTAGATCGATCATTCCTCTTTCTTCATCTTACTTTGCCCATTTGCTCAGTACTCTTTGTTCAGAGAGTAGTAGCATCTCCCTGTTGCAAAAGATGTGGCAAGCAGAGCACATATATGTTCCAATGTGTGGGTGAATCATACCGTACCATTTTTCAGGTACTATCTCAAGGATGCGGTCCTCGACGGTGGCATCCCATTCAACAAGGCATACGGGATGTCGGCGTTCGAGTACCACGGCACGGACCCGCGCTTCAACCGCGTCTTCAACGAAGGGATGAAGAACCATTCCATCATCATCACCAAGAAGCTCCTCGAACTCTACAAGGGCTTCGAGGGCCTCAACACCCTCGTCGACGTGGGCGGGGGCGTCGGCGCCACCGTGGCCGCCATCACCGCTCACTACCCCGCCATCAAGGGCATCAACTTCGACCTTCCCCACGTCATCTCCGAGGCGCCGCCGTTCCCCGGTGTCACCCACGTCGGCGGCGACATGTTCCAGAAGGTGCCCTCGGGTGACGCCATCCTCATGAAGTGGATCCTCCACGACTGGAGCGACGAGCACTGCGCTAAGCTGCTCAAGAACTGCTACGACGCCTTGCCGGCGCACGGCAAGGTGGTGCTCGTGGAGTGCATCCTGCCGGTGAACCCGGAAGCCACGCCTAAGGCGCAGGGAGTGTTCCATGTCGATATGATCATGCTCGCGCACAACCCGGGTGGCAGGGAGAGGTACGAGAGGGAGTTCGAGGCCCTGGCCAAGGGCGCCGGGTTCGCCGCCATGAAGACCACTTACATCTACGCCAATGCATGGGCCATCGAGTTCACTAAGTAGATGATGAATGACAACGTCCACCCATCTGATGCATCCACCTGCATGTGTACTTTCTCTTGGTTTTTCCTTAATTTTGTCATTCTCTGAGTCATTCTAAATTCTAATGTTTGCGTCGTCCATTCATTCGAAATGTACTACCATTAATAATGTTAATTGCTCTTAATGGTTGTGTGTATTAAAATCCACCTTTTGTTGAAGAAAAATGGTTGTGTGTATCTTATATATCTATATCTAGAGTCATCCCTACTAATTTATTTATCTTAACAAGGATGTCAAGTGGAAAAAAACAATCAAGTAATTTTAACATGCTTCCTTTTACCTCCTCTTTTCACACGAGAGGTAAGAAGGTAAGAATTAATTAGACCACTAGTTAATAAAATCAATGACGCAGATCTATTATGTACTCTTATCTCTCATGTGAAAAGGGGAGGTAAGAGGGACCATGCTAAAATTTTCCCAATCATATATAACAAGTCCTATGCATTTTAAATTTTGGTTATCATGTTCATTCTAAATTTTCATCAACCAATCCTCGCAGCAACACGCGGGGTAT
The Aegilops tauschii subsp. strangulata cultivar AL8/78 chromosome 3, Aet v6.0, whole genome shotgun sequence genome window above contains:
- the LOC109771271 gene encoding tricetin 3',4',5'-O-trimethyltransferase; this encodes MGSIAAGADEDACMYALQLVSSSILPMTLKNAIELGLLETLMSAGGKFLTPAEVAAKLPSAANPEAPDMVDRMLRLLASYNVVSCRTEEGKDGRLSRRYGAAPVCKYLTPNEDGVSMSALALMNQDKVLMESWYYLKDAVLDGGIPFNKAYGMSAFEYHGTDPRFNRVFNEGMKNHSIIITKKLLELYKGFEGLNTLVDVGGGVGATVAAITAHYPAIKGINFDLPHVISEAPPFPGVTHVGGDMFQKVPSGDAILMKWILHDWSDEHCAKLLKNCYDALPAHGKVVLVECILPVNPEATPKAQGVFHVDMIMLAHNPGGRERYEREFEALAKGAGFAAMKTTYIYANAWAIEFTK